In Canis lupus dingo isolate Sandy chromosome 27, ASM325472v2, whole genome shotgun sequence, one genomic interval encodes:
- the TPI1 gene encoding triosephosphate isomerase isoform X3, with protein sequence MAPSRKFFVGGNWKMNGRKKNLGELITTLNAAKVPADTEVVCAPPTAYIDFARQKLDAKIAVAAQNCYKVTNGAFTGEISPGMIKDCGATWVVLGHSERRHVFGESDELIGQKVAHALAEGLGVIACIGEKLDEREAGITEKVVFEQTKVIADNVKDWSKVVLAYEPVWAIGTGKTATPQQEVHEKLRGWLKSNVSDAVAQSTRIIYGGSVTGATCKELASQPDVDGFLVGGASLKPEFVDIINAKQ encoded by the exons ATGGCGCCCTCCAGGAAGTTCTTCGTCGGGGGGAACTGGAAGATGAACGGGCGCAAGAAGAACCTGGGGGAGCTCATCACCACCCTGAACGCGGCCAAGGTGCCGGCCGACACCG AAGTGGTTTGTGCACCTCCCACTGCCTACATCGACTTCGCTCGGCAGAAGCTAGATGCCAAGATTGCTGTGGCTGCACAGAACTGCTACAAAGTGACTAACGGGGCCTTTACTGGGGAGATCAG CCCTGGCATGATCAAAGACTGCGGAGCCACATGGGTAGTCCTGGGGCACTCGGAAAGAAGGCATGTCTTTGGGGAGTCGGATGAG CTGATTGGACAGAAAGTGGCCCACGCCCTGGCAGAGGGACTCGGAGTAATTGCCTGCATTGGGGAGAAGCTAGATGAGAGGGAAGCTGGCATCACTGAGAAGGTTGTTTTCGAGCAAACCAAGGTCATCGCAG ATAACGTGAAGGACTGGAGCAAGGTTGTCCTGGCCTATGAGCCTGTATGGGCCATTGGGACTGGCAAGACTGCAACACCCCAACAG GAAGTACATGAAAAGCTCCGGGGATGGCTCAAGTCCAACGTCTCTGATGCAGTGGCTCAGAGCACCCGTATCATTTACGGAG GTTCTGTGACTGGAGCAACCTGCAAAGAGCTGGCAAGCCAGCCTGATGTGGATGGCTTCCTCGTGGGTGGGGCTTCCCTCAAGCCTGAGTTTGTGGATATCATCAACGCCAAACAATAA
- the TPI1 gene encoding triosephosphate isomerase isoform X1, with product MAPSRKFFVGGNWKMNGRKKNLGELITTLNAAKVPADTEVVCAPPTAYIDFARQKLDAKIAVAAQNCYKVTNGAFTGEISPGMIKDCGATWVVLGHSERRHVFGESDELIGQKVAHALAEGLGVIACIGEKLDEREAGITEKVVFEQTKVIADNVKDWSKVVLAYEPVWAIGTGKTATPQQAQEVHEKLRGWLKSNVSDAVAQSTRIIYGGSVTGATCKELASQPDVDGFLVGGASLKPEFVDIINAKQ from the exons ATGGCGCCCTCCAGGAAGTTCTTCGTCGGGGGGAACTGGAAGATGAACGGGCGCAAGAAGAACCTGGGGGAGCTCATCACCACCCTGAACGCGGCCAAGGTGCCGGCCGACACCG AAGTGGTTTGTGCACCTCCCACTGCCTACATCGACTTCGCTCGGCAGAAGCTAGATGCCAAGATTGCTGTGGCTGCACAGAACTGCTACAAAGTGACTAACGGGGCCTTTACTGGGGAGATCAG CCCTGGCATGATCAAAGACTGCGGAGCCACATGGGTAGTCCTGGGGCACTCGGAAAGAAGGCATGTCTTTGGGGAGTCGGATGAG CTGATTGGACAGAAAGTGGCCCACGCCCTGGCAGAGGGACTCGGAGTAATTGCCTGCATTGGGGAGAAGCTAGATGAGAGGGAAGCTGGCATCACTGAGAAGGTTGTTTTCGAGCAAACCAAGGTCATCGCAG ATAACGTGAAGGACTGGAGCAAGGTTGTCCTGGCCTATGAGCCTGTATGGGCCATTGGGACTGGCAAGACTGCAACACCCCAACAG GCCCAGGAAGTACATGAAAAGCTCCGGGGATGGCTCAAGTCCAACGTCTCTGATGCAGTGGCTCAGAGCACCCGTATCATTTACGGAG GTTCTGTGACTGGAGCAACCTGCAAAGAGCTGGCAAGCCAGCCTGATGTGGATGGCTTCCTCGTGGGTGGGGCTTCCCTCAAGCCTGAGTTTGTGGATATCATCAACGCCAAACAATAA
- the TPI1 gene encoding triosephosphate isomerase isoform X2, which produces MAPSRKFFVGGNWKMNGRKKNLGELITTLNAAKVPADTVVCAPPTAYIDFARQKLDAKIAVAAQNCYKVTNGAFTGEISPGMIKDCGATWVVLGHSERRHVFGESDELIGQKVAHALAEGLGVIACIGEKLDEREAGITEKVVFEQTKVIADNVKDWSKVVLAYEPVWAIGTGKTATPQQAQEVHEKLRGWLKSNVSDAVAQSTRIIYGGSVTGATCKELASQPDVDGFLVGGASLKPEFVDIINAKQ; this is translated from the exons ATGGCGCCCTCCAGGAAGTTCTTCGTCGGGGGGAACTGGAAGATGAACGGGCGCAAGAAGAACCTGGGGGAGCTCATCACCACCCTGAACGCGGCCAAGGTGCCGGCCGACACCG TGGTTTGTGCACCTCCCACTGCCTACATCGACTTCGCTCGGCAGAAGCTAGATGCCAAGATTGCTGTGGCTGCACAGAACTGCTACAAAGTGACTAACGGGGCCTTTACTGGGGAGATCAG CCCTGGCATGATCAAAGACTGCGGAGCCACATGGGTAGTCCTGGGGCACTCGGAAAGAAGGCATGTCTTTGGGGAGTCGGATGAG CTGATTGGACAGAAAGTGGCCCACGCCCTGGCAGAGGGACTCGGAGTAATTGCCTGCATTGGGGAGAAGCTAGATGAGAGGGAAGCTGGCATCACTGAGAAGGTTGTTTTCGAGCAAACCAAGGTCATCGCAG ATAACGTGAAGGACTGGAGCAAGGTTGTCCTGGCCTATGAGCCTGTATGGGCCATTGGGACTGGCAAGACTGCAACACCCCAACAG GCCCAGGAAGTACATGAAAAGCTCCGGGGATGGCTCAAGTCCAACGTCTCTGATGCAGTGGCTCAGAGCACCCGTATCATTTACGGAG GTTCTGTGACTGGAGCAACCTGCAAAGAGCTGGCAAGCCAGCCTGATGTGGATGGCTTCCTCGTGGGTGGGGCTTCCCTCAAGCCTGAGTTTGTGGATATCATCAACGCCAAACAATAA
- the USP5 gene encoding ubiquitin carboxyl-terminal hydrolase 5 isoform X2, which translates to MAELSEEALLSVLPTIRVPKAGDRVHKDECAFSFDTPESEGGLYICMNTFLGFGKQYVERHFNKTGQRVYLHLRRTRRPKEEDTTTGTGDPPRKKPTRLAIGMEGGFDLSEEKFEYDEDVKIVILPDYLEIARDGLGGLPDLVRDRVTSAVEALLSADSASRKQEVQAWDGEVRQVSKHAFNLKQLDNPARIPPCGWKCSKCDMRENLWLNLTDGSILCGRRYFDGSGGNNHAVEHYRETGYPLAVKLGTITPDGADVYSYDEDDMVLDPNLAEHLSHFGIDMLKMQKTDKTMTELEIDMNQRIGEWELIQESGVPLKPLFGPGYTGIRNLGNSCYLNSVVQVLFSIPDFQRKYVDKLEKIFQNAPTDPTQDFSTQVAKLGHGLLSGEYSKPAPESGDGEQVPEQKEVQDGIAPRMFKALIGKGHPEFSTNRQQDAQEFFLHLINMVERNCRSSENPNEVFRFLVEEKIKCLATEKVKYTQRVDYIMQLPVPMDAALNKEELLEYEEKKRQAEEEKLPLPELVRAQVPFSSCLEAYGAPEQVDDFWSTALQAKSVAVKTTRFASFPDYLVIQIKKFTFGLDWVPKKLDVSIEMPEELDISQLRGTGLQPGEEELPDIAPPLVTPDEPKAPMLDESVIIQLVEMGFPMDACRKAVYYTGNSGAEAAMNWVMSHMDDPDFANPLILPGSSGPGSTSAAADPPPEDCVSTIVSMGFSRDQALKALRATNNSLERAVDWIFSHIDDLDAEAAMDISEGRSAADSISESVPVGPKVRDGPGKYQLFAFISHMGTSTMCGHYVCHIKKEGRWVIYNDQKVCASEKPPKDLGYIYFYQRVAS; encoded by the exons ATGGCGGAGCTGAGTGAGGAGGCGCTGCTGTCAGTATTACCGACGATCCGGGTTCCTAAAGCGGGAGACCGGGTCCACAAAGACGAGTGCGCCTTCTCCTTCGACACACCG GAGTCTGAGGGTGGCCTCTACATCTGCATGAATACATTCCTGGGCTTTGGGAAACAGTATGTGGAGAGACATTTCAACAAGACGGGCCAGCGAGTCTACCTGCACCTCCGGAGGACCCGGCGCCCG AAAGAGGAGGACACCACTACAGGCACTGGAGACCCCCCGCGTAAGAAGCCCACCCGGCTGGCTATTG GTATGGAAGGCGGGTTTGACCTCAGTGAGGAGAAGTTTGAATatgatgaggatgtgaagatTGTCATTTTGCCGGATTACCTGGAGATTGCCCGGGATGGGTTGGGGGGCCTGCCTGACCTCGTCAGAGATCGG GTGACCAGTGCGGTGGAGGCCCTACTGTCGGCTGACTCGGCCTCCCGCAAGCAGGAGGTACAGGCGTGGGATGGGGAAGTACGGCAGGTGTCTAAGCATGCCTTCAACCTCAAGCAGCTGGACAACCCTGCTCGAATCCCTCCCTG TGGCTGGAAGTGTTCCAAGTGTGACATGAGAGAGAACTTGTGGCTCAACCTGACAGATGGCTCCATTCTTTGTGGCCGACGCTACTTCGATGGCAGTGGTGGCAACAACCATGCCGTAGAGCACTACAGGGAGACAGGCTACCCATTAGCTGTCAAGCTGGGCACCATCACACCCGACGGAGCTG ATGTGTATTCATATGATGAGGATGACATGGTCCTGGACCCCAACCTGGCTGAGCACCTGTCCCACTTTGGCATCGACATGCTAAAGATGCAGAAG ACGGATAAGACGATGACGGAGTTGGAGATAGATATGAACCAGCGCATTGGCGAATGGGAGCTGATCCAGGAGTCGGGTGTGCCTCTGAAGCCCCTATTTGGGCCTGGCTACACGGGCATCCGGAACCTGGGTAACAGCTGCTACCTCAACTCTGTGGTCCAGGTGCTCTTCAGCATCCCTGACTTCCAGAGGAA GTATGTGGATAAACTGGAGAAGATCTTCCAGAATGCCCCAACGGACCCTACCCAGGACTTCAGCACCCAGGT GGCCAAACTGGGCCATGGCCTTCTCTCGGGAGAGTATTCCAAGCCGGCGCCAGAATCAGGCGATGGGGAGCAGGTGCCAGAACAAAAG GAAGTTCAAGATGGCATTGCCCCTCGGATGTTCAAGGCCCTCATTGGCAAGGGTCACCCTGAGTTCTCCACCAACCGGCAGCAGGATGCCCAAGAGTTCTTTCTTCACCTTATCAACATGGTGGAG AGGAATTGCCGGAGCTCTGAAAATCCTAATGAGGTGTTCCGCTTCTTGGTGGAGGAAAAGATCAAGTGCCTGGCCACAGAGAAGGTGAAGTACACCCAGCGAGTGGACTACATCATGCAGTTGCCTGTGCCCATGGATGCGGCCCTCAACAAAG AGGAGCTTCTGGAGTATGAGGAAAAGAAGCGGCAAGCTGAGGAGGAGAAGTTGCCACTGCCAGAACTGGTCCGGGCTCAGGTGCCCTTCAGCTCCTGCCTGGAGGCCTATGGGGCCCCGGAGCAGGTGGACGACTTCTGGAGCACAGCCCTGCAGGCCAAATCAGTAGCTGTCAA GACGACACGATTTGCCTCTTTCCCTGACTACCTGGTCATCCAGATCAAGAAGTTCACCTTCGGCTTAGACTGGGTGCCCAAGAAACTGG ATGTGTCCATTGAGATGCCAGAGGAGCTAGACATCTCCCAGTTGAGGGGTACAGGGCTgcagcctggggaggaggagctgccTGACATTGCCCCACCCCTGGTCACTCCGGATGAGCCCAAAG CACCCATGTTGGATGAATCAGTCATCATCCAGCTGGTGGAGATGGGCTTCCCGATGGATGCCTGCCGTAAAGCTGTCTACTACACGGGCAACAGTGGGGCTGAGGCTGCCATGAACTGGGTCATGTCACACATGGACGATCCAG ATTTTGCAAACCCCCTCATCCTGCCTGGCTCCAGTGGGCCCGGCTCCACCAGTGCGGCAGCTGACCCCCCACCAGAAGACTGCGTGAGCACCATCGTTTCCATGGGCTTCTCCCGGGACCAGGCCCTGAAAGCACTTCGGGCCACG AACAATAGTTTAGAAAGGGCCGTGGATTGGATCTTCAGTCACATCGATGACCTGGATGCAGAAGCCGCCATGGACATCTCGGAGGGCCGCTCGGCTGCTGACTCCATCTCCGAGTCTGTGCCGGTGGGACCTAAAGTCCGGGATGGCCCTGGAA AGTATCAGCTCTTTGCCTTCATCAGTCACATGGGCACCTCTACCATGTGTGGTCACTATGTCTGCCACATCAAGAAGGAAGGCAG aTGGGTGATCTACAATGACCAGAAAGTGTGTGCCTCTGAGAAGCCACCCAAGGACCTGGGCTACATCTACTTCTACCAGAGAGTGGCCAGCTAA
- the USP5 gene encoding ubiquitin carboxyl-terminal hydrolase 5 isoform X3 translates to MNTFLGFGKQYVERHFNKTGQRVYLHLRRTRRPKEEDTTTGTGDPPRKKPTRLAIGMEGGFDLSEEKFEYDEDVKIVILPDYLEIARDGLGGLPDLVRDRVTSAVEALLSADSASRKQEVQAWDGEVRQVSKHAFNLKQLDNPARIPPCGWKCSKCDMRENLWLNLTDGSILCGRRYFDGSGGNNHAVEHYRETGYPLAVKLGTITPDGADVYSYDEDDMVLDPNLAEHLSHFGIDMLKMQKTDKTMTELEIDMNQRIGEWELIQESGVPLKPLFGPGYTGIRNLGNSCYLNSVVQVLFSIPDFQRKYVDKLEKIFQNAPTDPTQDFSTQVAKLGHGLLSGEYSKPAPESGDGEQVPEQKEVQDGIAPRMFKALIGKGHPEFSTNRQQDAQEFFLHLINMVERNCRSSENPNEVFRFLVEEKIKCLATEKVKYTQRVDYIMQLPVPMDAALNKEELLEYEEKKRQAEEEKLPLPELVRAQVPFSSCLEAYGAPEQVDDFWSTALQAKSVAVKTTRFASFPDYLVIQIKKFTFGLDWVPKKLDVSIEMPEELDISQLRGTGLQPGEEELPDIAPPLVTPDEPKGSLGFYGNEDEDSFCSPHFSSPTSPMLDESVIIQLVEMGFPMDACRKAVYYTGNSGAEAAMNWVMSHMDDPDFANPLILPGSSGPGSTSAAADPPPEDCVSTIVSMGFSRDQALKALRATNNSLERAVDWIFSHIDDLDAEAAMDISEGRSAADSISESVPVGPKVRDGPGKYQLFAFISHMGTSTMCGHYVCHIKKEGRWVIYNDQKVCASEKPPKDLGYIYFYQRVAS, encoded by the exons ATGAATACATTCCTGGGCTTTGGGAAACAGTATGTGGAGAGACATTTCAACAAGACGGGCCAGCGAGTCTACCTGCACCTCCGGAGGACCCGGCGCCCG AAAGAGGAGGACACCACTACAGGCACTGGAGACCCCCCGCGTAAGAAGCCCACCCGGCTGGCTATTG GTATGGAAGGCGGGTTTGACCTCAGTGAGGAGAAGTTTGAATatgatgaggatgtgaagatTGTCATTTTGCCGGATTACCTGGAGATTGCCCGGGATGGGTTGGGGGGCCTGCCTGACCTCGTCAGAGATCGG GTGACCAGTGCGGTGGAGGCCCTACTGTCGGCTGACTCGGCCTCCCGCAAGCAGGAGGTACAGGCGTGGGATGGGGAAGTACGGCAGGTGTCTAAGCATGCCTTCAACCTCAAGCAGCTGGACAACCCTGCTCGAATCCCTCCCTG TGGCTGGAAGTGTTCCAAGTGTGACATGAGAGAGAACTTGTGGCTCAACCTGACAGATGGCTCCATTCTTTGTGGCCGACGCTACTTCGATGGCAGTGGTGGCAACAACCATGCCGTAGAGCACTACAGGGAGACAGGCTACCCATTAGCTGTCAAGCTGGGCACCATCACACCCGACGGAGCTG ATGTGTATTCATATGATGAGGATGACATGGTCCTGGACCCCAACCTGGCTGAGCACCTGTCCCACTTTGGCATCGACATGCTAAAGATGCAGAAG ACGGATAAGACGATGACGGAGTTGGAGATAGATATGAACCAGCGCATTGGCGAATGGGAGCTGATCCAGGAGTCGGGTGTGCCTCTGAAGCCCCTATTTGGGCCTGGCTACACGGGCATCCGGAACCTGGGTAACAGCTGCTACCTCAACTCTGTGGTCCAGGTGCTCTTCAGCATCCCTGACTTCCAGAGGAA GTATGTGGATAAACTGGAGAAGATCTTCCAGAATGCCCCAACGGACCCTACCCAGGACTTCAGCACCCAGGT GGCCAAACTGGGCCATGGCCTTCTCTCGGGAGAGTATTCCAAGCCGGCGCCAGAATCAGGCGATGGGGAGCAGGTGCCAGAACAAAAG GAAGTTCAAGATGGCATTGCCCCTCGGATGTTCAAGGCCCTCATTGGCAAGGGTCACCCTGAGTTCTCCACCAACCGGCAGCAGGATGCCCAAGAGTTCTTTCTTCACCTTATCAACATGGTGGAG AGGAATTGCCGGAGCTCTGAAAATCCTAATGAGGTGTTCCGCTTCTTGGTGGAGGAAAAGATCAAGTGCCTGGCCACAGAGAAGGTGAAGTACACCCAGCGAGTGGACTACATCATGCAGTTGCCTGTGCCCATGGATGCGGCCCTCAACAAAG AGGAGCTTCTGGAGTATGAGGAAAAGAAGCGGCAAGCTGAGGAGGAGAAGTTGCCACTGCCAGAACTGGTCCGGGCTCAGGTGCCCTTCAGCTCCTGCCTGGAGGCCTATGGGGCCCCGGAGCAGGTGGACGACTTCTGGAGCACAGCCCTGCAGGCCAAATCAGTAGCTGTCAA GACGACACGATTTGCCTCTTTCCCTGACTACCTGGTCATCCAGATCAAGAAGTTCACCTTCGGCTTAGACTGGGTGCCCAAGAAACTGG ATGTGTCCATTGAGATGCCAGAGGAGCTAGACATCTCCCAGTTGAGGGGTACAGGGCTgcagcctggggaggaggagctgccTGACATTGCCCCACCCCTGGTCACTCCGGATGAGCCCAAAGGTAGCCTTGGTTTCTATGGCAACGAAGACGAAGACTCCTTCTGCTCCCCTCACTTCTCCTCTCCGACAT CACCCATGTTGGATGAATCAGTCATCATCCAGCTGGTGGAGATGGGCTTCCCGATGGATGCCTGCCGTAAAGCTGTCTACTACACGGGCAACAGTGGGGCTGAGGCTGCCATGAACTGGGTCATGTCACACATGGACGATCCAG ATTTTGCAAACCCCCTCATCCTGCCTGGCTCCAGTGGGCCCGGCTCCACCAGTGCGGCAGCTGACCCCCCACCAGAAGACTGCGTGAGCACCATCGTTTCCATGGGCTTCTCCCGGGACCAGGCCCTGAAAGCACTTCGGGCCACG AACAATAGTTTAGAAAGGGCCGTGGATTGGATCTTCAGTCACATCGATGACCTGGATGCAGAAGCCGCCATGGACATCTCGGAGGGCCGCTCGGCTGCTGACTCCATCTCCGAGTCTGTGCCGGTGGGACCTAAAGTCCGGGATGGCCCTGGAA AGTATCAGCTCTTTGCCTTCATCAGTCACATGGGCACCTCTACCATGTGTGGTCACTATGTCTGCCACATCAAGAAGGAAGGCAG aTGGGTGATCTACAATGACCAGAAAGTGTGTGCCTCTGAGAAGCCACCCAAGGACCTGGGCTACATCTACTTCTACCAGAGAGTGGCCAGCTAA
- the USP5 gene encoding ubiquitin carboxyl-terminal hydrolase 5 isoform X1: protein MAELSEEALLSVLPTIRVPKAGDRVHKDECAFSFDTPESEGGLYICMNTFLGFGKQYVERHFNKTGQRVYLHLRRTRRPKEEDTTTGTGDPPRKKPTRLAIGMEGGFDLSEEKFEYDEDVKIVILPDYLEIARDGLGGLPDLVRDRVTSAVEALLSADSASRKQEVQAWDGEVRQVSKHAFNLKQLDNPARIPPCGWKCSKCDMRENLWLNLTDGSILCGRRYFDGSGGNNHAVEHYRETGYPLAVKLGTITPDGADVYSYDEDDMVLDPNLAEHLSHFGIDMLKMQKTDKTMTELEIDMNQRIGEWELIQESGVPLKPLFGPGYTGIRNLGNSCYLNSVVQVLFSIPDFQRKYVDKLEKIFQNAPTDPTQDFSTQVAKLGHGLLSGEYSKPAPESGDGEQVPEQKEVQDGIAPRMFKALIGKGHPEFSTNRQQDAQEFFLHLINMVERNCRSSENPNEVFRFLVEEKIKCLATEKVKYTQRVDYIMQLPVPMDAALNKEELLEYEEKKRQAEEEKLPLPELVRAQVPFSSCLEAYGAPEQVDDFWSTALQAKSVAVKTTRFASFPDYLVIQIKKFTFGLDWVPKKLDVSIEMPEELDISQLRGTGLQPGEEELPDIAPPLVTPDEPKGSLGFYGNEDEDSFCSPHFSSPTSPMLDESVIIQLVEMGFPMDACRKAVYYTGNSGAEAAMNWVMSHMDDPDFANPLILPGSSGPGSTSAAADPPPEDCVSTIVSMGFSRDQALKALRATNNSLERAVDWIFSHIDDLDAEAAMDISEGRSAADSISESVPVGPKVRDGPGKYQLFAFISHMGTSTMCGHYVCHIKKEGRWVIYNDQKVCASEKPPKDLGYIYFYQRVAS, encoded by the exons ATGGCGGAGCTGAGTGAGGAGGCGCTGCTGTCAGTATTACCGACGATCCGGGTTCCTAAAGCGGGAGACCGGGTCCACAAAGACGAGTGCGCCTTCTCCTTCGACACACCG GAGTCTGAGGGTGGCCTCTACATCTGCATGAATACATTCCTGGGCTTTGGGAAACAGTATGTGGAGAGACATTTCAACAAGACGGGCCAGCGAGTCTACCTGCACCTCCGGAGGACCCGGCGCCCG AAAGAGGAGGACACCACTACAGGCACTGGAGACCCCCCGCGTAAGAAGCCCACCCGGCTGGCTATTG GTATGGAAGGCGGGTTTGACCTCAGTGAGGAGAAGTTTGAATatgatgaggatgtgaagatTGTCATTTTGCCGGATTACCTGGAGATTGCCCGGGATGGGTTGGGGGGCCTGCCTGACCTCGTCAGAGATCGG GTGACCAGTGCGGTGGAGGCCCTACTGTCGGCTGACTCGGCCTCCCGCAAGCAGGAGGTACAGGCGTGGGATGGGGAAGTACGGCAGGTGTCTAAGCATGCCTTCAACCTCAAGCAGCTGGACAACCCTGCTCGAATCCCTCCCTG TGGCTGGAAGTGTTCCAAGTGTGACATGAGAGAGAACTTGTGGCTCAACCTGACAGATGGCTCCATTCTTTGTGGCCGACGCTACTTCGATGGCAGTGGTGGCAACAACCATGCCGTAGAGCACTACAGGGAGACAGGCTACCCATTAGCTGTCAAGCTGGGCACCATCACACCCGACGGAGCTG ATGTGTATTCATATGATGAGGATGACATGGTCCTGGACCCCAACCTGGCTGAGCACCTGTCCCACTTTGGCATCGACATGCTAAAGATGCAGAAG ACGGATAAGACGATGACGGAGTTGGAGATAGATATGAACCAGCGCATTGGCGAATGGGAGCTGATCCAGGAGTCGGGTGTGCCTCTGAAGCCCCTATTTGGGCCTGGCTACACGGGCATCCGGAACCTGGGTAACAGCTGCTACCTCAACTCTGTGGTCCAGGTGCTCTTCAGCATCCCTGACTTCCAGAGGAA GTATGTGGATAAACTGGAGAAGATCTTCCAGAATGCCCCAACGGACCCTACCCAGGACTTCAGCACCCAGGT GGCCAAACTGGGCCATGGCCTTCTCTCGGGAGAGTATTCCAAGCCGGCGCCAGAATCAGGCGATGGGGAGCAGGTGCCAGAACAAAAG GAAGTTCAAGATGGCATTGCCCCTCGGATGTTCAAGGCCCTCATTGGCAAGGGTCACCCTGAGTTCTCCACCAACCGGCAGCAGGATGCCCAAGAGTTCTTTCTTCACCTTATCAACATGGTGGAG AGGAATTGCCGGAGCTCTGAAAATCCTAATGAGGTGTTCCGCTTCTTGGTGGAGGAAAAGATCAAGTGCCTGGCCACAGAGAAGGTGAAGTACACCCAGCGAGTGGACTACATCATGCAGTTGCCTGTGCCCATGGATGCGGCCCTCAACAAAG AGGAGCTTCTGGAGTATGAGGAAAAGAAGCGGCAAGCTGAGGAGGAGAAGTTGCCACTGCCAGAACTGGTCCGGGCTCAGGTGCCCTTCAGCTCCTGCCTGGAGGCCTATGGGGCCCCGGAGCAGGTGGACGACTTCTGGAGCACAGCCCTGCAGGCCAAATCAGTAGCTGTCAA GACGACACGATTTGCCTCTTTCCCTGACTACCTGGTCATCCAGATCAAGAAGTTCACCTTCGGCTTAGACTGGGTGCCCAAGAAACTGG ATGTGTCCATTGAGATGCCAGAGGAGCTAGACATCTCCCAGTTGAGGGGTACAGGGCTgcagcctggggaggaggagctgccTGACATTGCCCCACCCCTGGTCACTCCGGATGAGCCCAAAGGTAGCCTTGGTTTCTATGGCAACGAAGACGAAGACTCCTTCTGCTCCCCTCACTTCTCCTCTCCGACAT CACCCATGTTGGATGAATCAGTCATCATCCAGCTGGTGGAGATGGGCTTCCCGATGGATGCCTGCCGTAAAGCTGTCTACTACACGGGCAACAGTGGGGCTGAGGCTGCCATGAACTGGGTCATGTCACACATGGACGATCCAG ATTTTGCAAACCCCCTCATCCTGCCTGGCTCCAGTGGGCCCGGCTCCACCAGTGCGGCAGCTGACCCCCCACCAGAAGACTGCGTGAGCACCATCGTTTCCATGGGCTTCTCCCGGGACCAGGCCCTGAAAGCACTTCGGGCCACG AACAATAGTTTAGAAAGGGCCGTGGATTGGATCTTCAGTCACATCGATGACCTGGATGCAGAAGCCGCCATGGACATCTCGGAGGGCCGCTCGGCTGCTGACTCCATCTCCGAGTCTGTGCCGGTGGGACCTAAAGTCCGGGATGGCCCTGGAA AGTATCAGCTCTTTGCCTTCATCAGTCACATGGGCACCTCTACCATGTGTGGTCACTATGTCTGCCACATCAAGAAGGAAGGCAG aTGGGTGATCTACAATGACCAGAAAGTGTGTGCCTCTGAGAAGCCACCCAAGGACCTGGGCTACATCTACTTCTACCAGAGAGTGGCCAGCTAA